In one Sphingomonas hankookensis genomic region, the following are encoded:
- a CDS encoding AAA family ATPase, protein MRASLLERAADRWQLGPKPELPPVAMPDLPPPPPPVAAKPAARKMPPARIRPFDPARIDRERLAEAGMLVPGGPVTALAEEFRLVKRQLLTTAADIEKRDPQAARMVLVCSAQPGDGKTFCAINLALSLAAERDLQILLVDADFPKPDILDRLGIAASGQGLLDALGDPAIDVEALVIPTDVPQLSVLPAGKRTNADTELLRSDHAQDVLERLLSADPDRIVIFDSPPALAASPAAVLASLVGQTVLVVRADRSSESDLREAVALLDGCDDIQLLLNATTYRAEGARFGYYGQDKE, encoded by the coding sequence ATGCGCGCATCGTTGCTGGAGCGCGCGGCGGATCGTTGGCAGCTGGGGCCGAAGCCCGAACTGCCGCCGGTCGCCATGCCCGACCTGCCTCCCCCACCGCCGCCGGTCGCGGCGAAGCCTGCCGCGCGCAAGATGCCGCCGGCACGCATCCGTCCGTTCGATCCAGCGCGGATCGATCGCGAACGGCTGGCCGAGGCGGGGATGCTGGTGCCCGGTGGTCCGGTGACGGCGCTGGCCGAGGAATTCCGGCTGGTGAAGCGCCAGCTGCTGACCACCGCCGCCGATATCGAGAAGCGCGACCCGCAGGCGGCGCGCATGGTGCTGGTGTGTTCGGCGCAGCCGGGCGACGGCAAGACCTTCTGTGCGATCAACCTCGCCCTGTCGCTGGCGGCGGAGCGCGATTTGCAGATCCTGCTGGTCGATGCCGATTTCCCGAAGCCCGACATTCTCGACCGGCTGGGCATCGCCGCGAGCGGACAGGGGCTGCTCGACGCGCTGGGCGATCCGGCGATCGATGTCGAGGCGCTGGTGATCCCGACCGACGTGCCGCAGCTGTCGGTGCTGCCGGCGGGCAAGCGGACGAACGCCGATACCGAGTTGCTGCGTAGCGACCATGCGCAGGACGTGCTGGAGCGGCTGCTGAGCGCCGATCCCGACCGGATCGTCATCTTCGATTCGCCCCCCGCGCTCGCCGCGTCGCCGGCCGCGGTGCTGGCGTCGCTGGTCGGGCAGACGGTGCTGGTGGTCCGCGCCGATCGCAGCAGCGAATCGGACCTGCGCGAGGCGGTGGCGCTGCTCGACGGGTGCGACGATATCCAGCTGCTGCTGAACGCGACGACGTACCGGGCGGAAGGGGCGCGGTTCGGCTATTACGGGCAGGATAAGGAATGA
- a CDS encoding AAA family ATPase, whose amino-acid sequence MYDDHYGLTGRPFQLTPDPAFWFDTATHRKAMAYLGYGLSQGEGFIVITGDPGTGKTTLLGHLMQTIDPERLNVIRIVTTQIEADDLLRLVAAGLDVDHHGLTKAQLLEAIERGLHNVARSGRRTLLVIDEAQSLPVGSIEELRMLSNFQAGGYALLQIFLLGQPEFRQRLHGSDRLEQLRQRVIAMHHLEPMGVEEVGPYLEHRLGIVGWNGSPSFSMDALAALHHWSGGVPRRLNQLAGRVLLYGAIEGIERFGSLDIEQVIADLDGDGMGTHAPESAAPVRAEAAPVAEATPVVDADPLPMTPPPPPMPPRPIHLSVVDVAGWPTPIVEEAPAAAAPVAAPVDAADRDALVARIAALEERLEEQDAALRRVLTLLVDWVEGEQRRPDLSSIRAAG is encoded by the coding sequence ATGTACGACGATCATTATGGCCTGACCGGTCGCCCGTTCCAGTTGACGCCCGATCCGGCCTTCTGGTTCGACACGGCGACGCACCGCAAGGCGATGGCGTATCTCGGCTACGGGTTGAGCCAGGGCGAAGGCTTCATCGTCATTACCGGCGATCCGGGCACCGGCAAGACGACGCTGCTCGGCCACCTGATGCAGACGATCGATCCGGAGCGGTTGAACGTCATCCGCATCGTCACGACCCAGATCGAGGCGGACGACCTGCTGCGGCTGGTCGCGGCGGGGCTGGATGTCGATCACCATGGATTGACCAAGGCGCAGCTGCTCGAAGCGATCGAGCGGGGCCTGCACAATGTCGCGCGGTCGGGGCGGCGCACGTTGCTGGTGATCGACGAGGCGCAGTCGCTGCCGGTCGGATCGATCGAAGAATTGCGGATGCTGTCGAATTTCCAGGCGGGCGGCTATGCGCTGTTGCAGATCTTCCTGCTGGGCCAGCCGGAGTTCCGCCAGCGGCTGCACGGGTCGGACCGGCTGGAGCAGCTGCGCCAGCGGGTGATCGCGATGCACCATCTGGAGCCGATGGGCGTCGAGGAGGTCGGGCCGTATCTGGAACACCGCCTCGGCATCGTCGGGTGGAATGGTTCGCCCAGTTTCAGCATGGATGCGCTGGCGGCGCTGCACCACTGGTCGGGCGGCGTGCCGCGGCGGTTGAACCAGCTCGCCGGGCGGGTGCTGCTGTACGGCGCGATCGAGGGGATCGAGCGGTTCGGGTCGCTCGACATCGAACAGGTGATCGCGGATCTCGACGGTGACGGGATGGGGACCCATGCGCCCGAATCCGCCGCGCCCGTGCGGGCGGAGGCGGCGCCGGTGGCCGAGGCGACCCCGGTCGTCGATGCCGATCCGTTGCCGATGACCCCGCCACCGCCGCCGATGCCGCCGCGCCCGATCCACCTGTCGGTGGTCGATGTCGCCGGTTGGCCGACGCCGATCGTCGAGGAAGCGCCGGCTGCGGCGGCCCCGGTGGCAGCCCCGGTCGATGCGGCGGATCGCGACGCGCTGGTCGCGCGGATCGCGGCGCTGGAGGAACGGTTGGAGGAACAGGATGCGGCGCTGCGCCGGGTGCTGACCCTGCTGGTCGACTGGGTCGAGGGCGAACAACGCCGTCCCGACCTGTCGTCGATCCGCGCCGCCGGCTGA
- a CDS encoding XrtA system polysaccharide deacetylase, with amino-acid sequence MRNAMSVDVEDWFQVGAFETVIDRGDWDTLECRVEANTDAVLDLFAAGGVTATFFTLGWVAHRFPALMQRIVAGGHELASHGWDHKRVFTMTADEFRHDLARAKAALEDAGGQAVTGYRAPSFSIDRRTPWAHAVLAEAGYAYSSSVAPLTHDHYGWKDAPRVLHRPVAGSDLIEWPITLAKVLGREVSAGGGFFRLLPNRVVEDAVVRSNQADAHPAMFYFHPWEIDPGQPRVKNAPLKSKLRHYSRLGAMAGKLERLMANHDWGRADRIVAERAGAL; translated from the coding sequence ATGCGCAACGCGATGTCGGTCGATGTCGAGGACTGGTTCCAGGTCGGGGCGTTCGAAACGGTCATCGACCGGGGCGACTGGGACACGCTCGAATGCCGGGTGGAGGCGAATACCGATGCGGTGCTCGACCTGTTCGCCGCCGGCGGGGTGACGGCGACGTTCTTCACGCTCGGCTGGGTCGCGCATCGCTTTCCGGCGCTGATGCAGCGCATCGTGGCCGGCGGGCATGAGCTGGCGAGCCATGGCTGGGATCACAAGCGCGTCTTCACGATGACCGCCGACGAATTCCGGCACGATCTGGCACGGGCGAAGGCGGCGCTGGAGGATGCGGGCGGACAGGCGGTGACCGGATATCGCGCGCCGAGCTTTTCGATCGACCGGCGGACGCCATGGGCGCATGCCGTGCTGGCGGAGGCGGGCTATGCCTATTCGTCGTCGGTCGCGCCGCTGACCCATGACCATTATGGCTGGAAGGATGCGCCGCGCGTGCTGCACCGGCCGGTTGCGGGCAGCGACCTGATCGAATGGCCGATCACACTGGCCAAGGTGCTGGGGCGCGAAGTGTCGGCGGGGGGCGGGTTCTTTCGCCTGTTGCCGAACCGGGTGGTCGAGGATGCGGTGGTGCGGAGCAACCAGGCCGACGCCCATCCGGCGATGTTCTATTTCCATCCCTGGGAGATCGATCCCGGCCAGCCGCGGGTGAAGAACGCGCCGTTGAAGTCGAAGCTGCGGCATTATTCGCGGCTGGGGGCGATGGCGGGCAAGCTCGAACGGTTGATGGCGAACCATGACTGGGGCCGGGCCGACCGGATCGTCGCCGAGCGCGCGGGCGCGCTGTGA
- a CDS encoding FemAB family XrtA/PEP-CTERM system-associated protein produces MIAVRRADLADAGERTRIETFVGEHPDGTPFHLPVWGEATAAGCGQDYRMLLAEDGGVLKGVVPLTHVRSPLFGAALVSTGFGVGGGVLASDPAAGAALAAAAVEMARELRCPTIEMRGGVPIDGAGWTWDDSRYVGFVRPLANDDDAELLAIPRKQRADVRKALAEPFEIAIGRDRAALAEHFHVYGTSVRNLGTPVFPRSLFAEVVRRFGDDADVLTVRHGGVAVASVLSVYWRGTVYPYWGGGTAAARGLRANERMYFELMRHARARGCTAFDFGRSKVGTGPAAYKKNWGFVGTPLGYPTWTADGERPRDASPLNPKYRLKIAAWQKLPVAVANRVGPFIAKGLG; encoded by the coding sequence GTGATCGCGGTACGGCGGGCCGATCTGGCCGATGCGGGCGAGCGCACCCGGATCGAGACGTTCGTGGGTGAGCATCCCGACGGCACGCCGTTCCACCTGCCGGTCTGGGGTGAGGCGACGGCGGCGGGGTGCGGGCAGGATTACCGGATGCTGCTGGCCGAGGATGGCGGGGTGCTCAAGGGCGTCGTGCCGTTGACCCATGTCCGTTCGCCCTTGTTCGGGGCGGCGTTGGTGTCGACCGGGTTCGGGGTCGGCGGCGGGGTGCTGGCGAGCGACCCGGCGGCGGGCGCGGCGCTGGCGGCGGCGGCGGTCGAGATGGCGCGGGAGCTGCGCTGTCCGACGATCGAGATGCGCGGCGGCGTGCCGATCGACGGGGCGGGGTGGACGTGGGACGATAGCCGCTATGTCGGGTTCGTCCGGCCGCTGGCGAACGACGACGATGCCGAATTGCTGGCGATCCCGCGCAAGCAGCGCGCCGATGTGCGCAAGGCGCTGGCCGAGCCGTTCGAGATCGCCATCGGGCGCGACCGGGCGGCGCTGGCGGAGCATTTCCATGTTTATGGGACGTCAGTGCGTAATCTCGGTACGCCGGTGTTTCCGCGGTCGCTGTTCGCGGAGGTTGTGCGGCGGTTCGGGGACGACGCCGATGTGCTGACCGTGCGGCATGGCGGCGTGGCGGTGGCGAGCGTGCTGTCGGTCTATTGGCGGGGCACGGTCTATCCCTATTGGGGTGGCGGTACGGCGGCGGCGCGGGGTCTGCGGGCCAATGAGCGGATGTATTTCGAGCTGATGCGGCATGCGCGGGCCAGGGGCTGCACAGCGTTCGATTTCGGGCGGTCGAAGGTCGGAACCGGGCCGGCGGCGTACAAGAAGAACTGGGGTTTCGTCGGCACGCCGCTGGGCTATCCGACATGGACGGCCGATGGCGAGCGCCCACGCGATGCCAGCCCGCTCAACCCCAAATACCGGCTGAAGATCGCGGCGTGGCAGAAGTTGCCGGTCGCGGTCGCCAATCGCGTCGGGCCGTTCATCGCGAAGGGGCTGGGGTGA
- a CDS encoding TIGR03087 family PEP-CTERM/XrtA system glycosyltransferase has product MSDILFLAHRVPYPPDRGDKVRSHHVLRHFSGLGRVHLATFADDPRDMGHEAALGQWCASVRVLRRTKGNALAAIEALAGGRTVSEAAFDSAAMRGAVAELLAERRYDAVYVYSGQMAQYVPADVPFVMDFVDMDSAKFAAYADDAHGPMRWMMRREASKLAAFERDVAGRARASLLVSEAEADLFRRMSGAERVVAIENGIDTGFFDPAGVVPVEQAGPLIVFTGQMDYRPNIDAVRWFAGEVLPLVPEARFAIVGRSPTAAVRALESERVVVTGEVADVREWIAAAAVVVAPLLLARGIQNKVLEAMAMARPVVASTAAAEGIDHRGTIRVASDAAGFVREIRELLSDPVAADAVGRAARARTIERYGWDARLAPLAELLGLA; this is encoded by the coding sequence GTGAGCGACATCCTGTTCCTCGCCCACCGCGTTCCCTATCCCCCCGATCGTGGCGACAAGGTGCGCAGCCATCATGTGCTGCGGCATTTCAGCGGGTTGGGGCGGGTGCATCTGGCGACCTTTGCCGACGATCCGCGCGACATGGGGCATGAGGCGGCGCTGGGGCAGTGGTGTGCGAGCGTGCGGGTGTTGCGGCGGACGAAGGGCAATGCGCTTGCAGCGATTGAGGCGCTGGCGGGCGGGCGGACCGTGTCGGAGGCGGCGTTCGACAGCGCGGCGATGCGGGGCGCGGTGGCGGAGTTGCTGGCCGAGCGGCGCTATGATGCCGTCTATGTCTATTCGGGGCAGATGGCGCAGTATGTGCCGGCGGACGTGCCGTTCGTGATGGATTTCGTCGACATGGATTCGGCCAAGTTCGCGGCTTATGCCGATGATGCGCATGGGCCGATGCGCTGGATGATGCGGCGCGAGGCAAGCAAGCTGGCGGCGTTCGAACGTGACGTGGCGGGGCGGGCGCGGGCGTCGCTGCTGGTGAGCGAGGCGGAGGCCGATCTGTTCCGGCGGATGTCGGGCGCGGAGCGCGTGGTCGCGATCGAGAATGGGATCGACACCGGCTTTTTCGATCCGGCGGGCGTCGTGCCGGTCGAACAGGCGGGGCCGCTGATCGTCTTTACCGGGCAGATGGACTACCGGCCCAATATCGATGCGGTTCGCTGGTTCGCGGGCGAGGTGCTGCCATTGGTGCCGGAGGCGCGCTTTGCGATTGTCGGGCGCAGTCCGACCGCGGCGGTACGGGCGCTAGAGAGCGAGCGGGTGGTCGTGACCGGCGAGGTCGCGGACGTGCGCGAGTGGATTGCCGCTGCCGCCGTGGTCGTCGCGCCGCTGTTGCTGGCGCGGGGTATCCAGAACAAGGTGCTGGAGGCGATGGCGATGGCGCGGCCGGTGGTGGCATCGACCGCCGCCGCCGAAGGGATCGACCATCGGGGGACGATCCGGGTCGCGAGCGATGCGGCCGGGTTTGTACGGGAAATTCGGGAGCTGCTGTCCGACCCCGTCGCAGCCGATGCGGTAGGGCGAGCGGCGCGGGCGCGGACGATCGAGCGCTATGGCTGGGACGCGCGATTGGCACCGCTGGCCGAATTGCTGGGGCTGGCATGA
- the xrtA gene encoding exosortase A has protein sequence MNSVALDQPLAATDPAWWRALLALSGIWAALLAIFHRDAADMADIWWNSTTYGHCLFVAPIIGWLVWQRRRELAQLTPQAWWPGLTIVAGGGALWLVGEAAAVALFRHVGLVAMLQGAVVALLGARVARGIAFPLAYMVFLVPFGDFLEPWLQAATVSLTMPLLHLLGVPAAVDGVLITIPNGYFEVAEACSGSKFVIAMVAYGTLVANVCYVAWRRRIAFTALALIVPVLANGVRAAGTIYAAHLTSVEAATGFDHIVYGWVFFALTMAGVLALGWRWFDRDPDAPWFDVASVAAMPMRAADRSLAAAAVLAVAVGFAAWGWIVDRRAQALPARIELPQVPGWQRVAVDGEPWVPNYPGADHFLIGRYGDARGRSVDMVVALYGSQGEGHELVGFGTGAIRENDRWVRIADTAPIAGSASLRMAAPGPVEREVATWYRIGSITTGSADRVKWETLKAKLLGGPQRGVAVLLSARKDGHDPRQAIADFLKAAGPVDAIADRAAGMR, from the coding sequence ATGAACAGCGTTGCGCTCGACCAGCCGCTGGCGGCGACGGACCCGGCGTGGTGGCGGGCGTTGCTGGCGCTCAGCGGCATCTGGGCGGCGTTGCTGGCGATCTTTCACCGCGACGCGGCCGATATGGCGGATATCTGGTGGAATTCGACCACCTATGGCCATTGCCTGTTCGTCGCTCCGATCATCGGCTGGCTGGTGTGGCAGCGGCGGCGCGAGCTCGCGCAACTGACCCCGCAGGCTTGGTGGCCCGGGCTGACGATCGTTGCGGGCGGCGGGGCGCTCTGGCTGGTCGGGGAAGCGGCGGCGGTGGCGCTGTTCCGGCATGTCGGGCTGGTCGCGATGTTGCAGGGGGCGGTGGTCGCGTTGCTCGGCGCCCGCGTCGCGCGCGGGATCGCCTTCCCGCTGGCCTATATGGTCTTCCTCGTGCCGTTCGGCGATTTCCTAGAGCCGTGGCTGCAAGCGGCGACGGTATCGCTGACGATGCCGCTGCTGCATTTGCTCGGTGTGCCGGCGGCGGTCGACGGGGTGCTCATCACCATCCCCAACGGCTATTTCGAAGTGGCGGAGGCTTGTTCAGGGTCGAAGTTCGTCATCGCCATGGTCGCTTATGGCACGCTGGTCGCCAATGTGTGTTACGTCGCATGGCGGCGACGGATCGCGTTCACGGCGTTGGCGCTGATCGTGCCGGTGCTGGCCAACGGGGTGCGCGCGGCGGGAACGATCTATGCCGCGCATCTGACGTCGGTCGAGGCGGCGACCGGGTTCGACCATATCGTCTATGGCTGGGTGTTCTTCGCGCTGACCATGGCGGGGGTGCTGGCGCTCGGCTGGCGCTGGTTCGACCGCGACCCCGATGCGCCGTGGTTCGACGTGGCGAGCGTGGCTGCGATGCCGATGCGCGCGGCGGACCGGTCGCTGGCGGCAGCGGCGGTGCTGGCGGTCGCGGTCGGCTTTGCGGCATGGGGCTGGATCGTCGACCGGCGGGCGCAGGCGTTGCCGGCGCGGATCGAGTTACCGCAGGTGCCCGGATGGCAGCGGGTGGCGGTCGATGGCGAACCCTGGGTTCCGAATTATCCGGGCGCTGACCATTTCCTGATCGGGCGCTATGGCGATGCGAGGGGCCGCAGCGTCGACATGGTCGTTGCGCTCTATGGCTCGCAGGGCGAAGGACATGAATTGGTAGGGTTCGGAACAGGCGCGATCCGCGAGAATGACCGCTGGGTGCGGATCGCCGACACCGCGCCGATCGCCGGCAGCGCGTCGCTGCGCATGGCCGCGCCCGGCCCGGTCGAGCGCGAGGTCGCGACCTGGTATCGCATCGGATCGATCACGACCGGCAGCGCTGACCGGGTGAAGTGGGAGACGCTGAAGGCGAAGCTGCTCGGCGGCCCGCAACGCGGCGTCGCCGTGCTGCTATCGGCGCGCAAGGATGGGCACGACCCGCGACAGGCGATCGCCGATTTCCTAAAGGCGGCGGGGCCGGTCGACGCGATCGCCGACCGCGCAGCGGGAATGCGCTGA
- a CDS encoding XrtA/PEP-CTERM system amidotransferase, with protein MCGIAGLYHSVQPKPVDPARIAAMTDVQAHRGPDGSGVWTAPGVGLGHRRLSIIDVAGSPQPMALPGEQVVITFNGEIYNFAELRAELQGKGAVFRTQGDTEVLLHAWAAWGPDMLARLNGMFAFAIHDAGRQALFIARDRMGVKPFHYVELGDGAVAFASELKGLLAHPLVRRTPDAAAIEDYMALGYVPDDACIVAGVKKLPAGHFLLIERGRRVPQPVRWWDVDFSKRAKGSARDLEAELVERMREGVRSRMVADVPLGAFLSGGVDSSAVVALMAEASRSPVQTCTIGFEEAGHDERGPAGLVAGRFATDHAVRTVRSDDFGVIDTLVAAFDEPFADASALATYQVCALARERVTVALSGDGADEALAGYRRYKFHAAEERVRALLPPGLREPVFGALGDVYPKADWAPRPFRAKTTLLALAQDGDEAYAQAVGVTTPAVRHGLYGQAMARQLGGYRGEERYVAAMRQAPGRDALDRAQYADFRHWLPGDILTKVDRTSMAVALEAREPLLDHRLIEFCATLPAKLRLRGGEGKWLMKKALEPWLPREILYRPKMGFVTPVSAWFRGALADEAAGLARSPVLATWFEPHAIERLAAEHRSGRAEHGRTLWQLVMLERSARRLFG; from the coding sequence ATGTGCGGAATCGCCGGCCTGTATCATAGCGTGCAGCCAAAGCCGGTCGATCCGGCACGGATCGCAGCGATGACCGATGTTCAGGCGCATCGCGGCCCCGACGGGTCGGGCGTATGGACCGCGCCGGGCGTGGGGCTGGGCCATCGGCGGCTGTCGATCATCGACGTCGCAGGCAGTCCGCAGCCGATGGCGCTGCCGGGCGAACAGGTCGTCATCACCTTCAACGGCGAAATCTATAACTTCGCCGAGCTGCGGGCCGAGTTGCAGGGCAAGGGCGCGGTGTTCCGCACCCAGGGCGATACGGAAGTGTTGCTGCATGCCTGGGCGGCATGGGGGCCGGACATGCTGGCGCGGCTGAACGGGATGTTCGCCTTTGCCATCCATGATGCGGGGCGGCAGGCGCTGTTCATCGCGCGCGACCGGATGGGGGTGAAGCCGTTCCACTATGTCGAGCTGGGCGACGGCGCGGTGGCGTTCGCGTCGGAGTTGAAAGGGCTGCTCGCCCATCCGCTGGTGCGGCGGACGCCCGATGCGGCGGCGATCGAGGATTATATGGCGCTCGGCTATGTGCCCGACGACGCCTGTATCGTGGCCGGTGTGAAGAAGCTGCCCGCGGGGCATTTCCTCCTGATCGAGCGCGGGCGGCGCGTGCCGCAGCCGGTCCGGTGGTGGGACGTCGACTTTTCGAAGCGGGCCAAGGGCAGCGCGCGCGACCTCGAGGCGGAACTGGTCGAGCGGATGCGCGAGGGCGTGCGGTCGCGGATGGTCGCCGATGTGCCGCTCGGCGCGTTCCTGTCGGGCGGGGTCGATTCGTCGGCGGTCGTGGCGCTGATGGCGGAGGCGAGCCGGTCGCCGGTGCAGACCTGCACCATCGGGTTCGAGGAAGCGGGCCATGACGAGCGCGGGCCGGCGGGGCTGGTCGCGGGGCGATTTGCGACCGACCATGCGGTGCGGACGGTGCGGTCGGACGATTTCGGCGTGATCGACACGCTGGTCGCGGCGTTCGACGAGCCTTTTGCCGATGCGTCGGCGCTGGCGACCTATCAGGTATGCGCGCTGGCACGCGAGCGGGTGACGGTCGCGCTGTCGGGTGATGGCGCGGACGAGGCGCTGGCCGGGTACCGCCGGTACAAGTTCCATGCGGCGGAGGAGCGGGTGCGTGCGCTGCTGCCGCCGGGGTTGCGGGAACCGGTGTTCGGGGCGCTGGGCGATGTCTATCCCAAGGCCGACTGGGCACCGCGCCCGTTCCGCGCCAAGACGACGTTGCTGGCGCTCGCGCAGGATGGTGACGAGGCCTATGCGCAGGCGGTGGGGGTGACGACGCCGGCGGTGCGGCACGGGCTGTACGGGCAGGCGATGGCGCGGCAGCTGGGCGGCTATCGCGGGGAAGAGCGCTATGTCGCGGCGATGCGGCAGGCGCCGGGGCGCGATGCACTCGACCGGGCGCAATATGCTGATTTCCGTCACTGGCTACCGGGTGACATCCTGACCAAGGTCGACCGGACCAGCATGGCGGTGGCACTGGAGGCGCGCGAGCCGCTGCTCGACCATCGGCTGATCGAGTTCTGCGCGACATTGCCGGCAAAGCTGCGGTTGCGCGGGGGCGAGGGCAAGTGGCTGATGAAGAAGGCGCTGGAGCCGTGGCTGCCGCGCGAAATCCTGTATCGGCCCAAAATGGGGTTCGTGACCCCGGTCAGCGCGTGGTTCCGGGGGGCGTTGGCGGATGAGGCGGCGGGGCTCGCGCGGTCGCCGGTGTTGGCGACGTGGTTCGAGCCCCATGCGATCGAGCGACTGGCGGCGGAGCATCGGTCGGGTCGAGCGGAGCATGGCCGGACGCTGTGGCAGCTGGTGATGCTGGAGCGTAGTGCGCGACGGTTGTTCGGGTAG
- a CDS encoding alpha/beta hydrolase: MIDRRTILGATIALPVAAKAAAQPAARLTPGGERLTPWPPREHFRLWPARAPGARTTLPTYAPSMNGRPEMRELWLRGVADPVVGVFRPARPNGTAVLSIPGGGYGFVSIENEGIDVAKALNPAGITVFALAYRLPGEGWDDAQDVPLQDAQRAMRLIRANAARYGIDPAKLGICGFSAGGHLAGSLTIAHDDVVYPPIDAADRQSARPAFSGLVYPVTNIAAMDRRGSGRPEGPMAVYRHYNIPARVTAQTPPVFLAHSVDDPVVPLDQSLEMLAACRRAKVPVEAHLFERGGHGWGALHAPVDSPQRVWTDLFRRWIGQHV, from the coding sequence ATGATCGACCGGCGGACCATCTTGGGTGCAACCATCGCACTACCGGTGGCGGCAAAGGCAGCGGCCCAGCCCGCCGCACGTCTCACGCCGGGCGGTGAACGCCTCACCCCCTGGCCCCCACGCGAACATTTCCGCCTGTGGCCCGCCCGCGCGCCCGGTGCCCGCACGACCCTGCCGACCTATGCCCCGTCGATGAACGGACGGCCCGAGATGCGCGAGCTATGGCTGCGCGGCGTGGCCGATCCGGTTGTCGGCGTGTTCCGCCCGGCCCGCCCCAACGGCACCGCCGTCCTCTCCATCCCCGGCGGCGGCTATGGCTTCGTCTCGATCGAGAATGAAGGGATCGACGTCGCCAAGGCACTGAACCCCGCCGGCATTACCGTCTTCGCGCTCGCCTATCGCCTGCCGGGCGAAGGCTGGGATGATGCGCAGGACGTGCCGCTGCAGGATGCGCAGCGGGCCATGCGCCTGATCCGCGCGAATGCCGCGCGCTACGGCATCGATCCGGCGAAGCTCGGCATCTGCGGCTTTTCGGCGGGCGGGCATCTCGCCGGATCGCTCACCATCGCCCATGACGACGTGGTCTATCCCCCCATCGACGCCGCCGACCGGCAGTCGGCGCGCCCGGCGTTCAGCGGCCTCGTCTATCCGGTCACCAATATCGCGGCGATGGACCGTCGCGGCTCCGGTCGACCCGAAGGCCCGATGGCGGTCTATCGCCATTACAACATCCCGGCACGGGTCACCGCACAGACCCCGCCGGTCTTCCTCGCCCATTCGGTCGACGACCCCGTCGTCCCGCTCGACCAGTCGCTCGAAATGCTCGCCGCCTGCCGCCGGGCCAAGGTCCCGGTCGAGGCGCATTTGTTCGAACGGGGCGGCCATGGCTGGGGGGCGCTGCATGCGCCGGTCGACAGCCCGCAACGCGTCTGGACCGACCTGTTCCGCCGCTGGATCGGCCAGCACGTTTAA